The genomic region CACACCAGCCGCAACCCCAAATATGCCTGTGGTATTGCAACGGTACAGATCAAAGGAATGGAACCGGGGGAATTGAACAGTGCTCTTTGGCGGGATTACCGGATCATTACAACCCCCATCAATCACACTCAATTTCAAGGAATTCGTGTTACACCCAATGTATATTCCACTATGGAAGAGATCGGGCGTTTTGTGGATGCTATGAAGGAACAGATTGCTAAGGTGTGATCTTTTATAGAGGTTTGAACCAGGATTAGGAAGGATTTAGAGGATCTTCAGGATTATTGAACATCCTGTTAATCCTGAAATATCCTGCTAAAATCCCGGTTCAAACCGCAATAAATTAACCTAAGACTAATAACATGACGAAATCATTTACAATACTATTCATGGGCATGTTCTTTATGCTTTCTTGTACGCTGGAAAAACACCTCCCCGCTCAAAAGAAAGTTATTCATACAGAAAATGCCCCTGCTTCGGTTGGGGTGTATTCACAGGCCATACAGGTTGGGAACGTGTTGTATCTCTCCGGACAGATTGGTTTGGTTCCTGAAACCCGTGAATTGGCCGGGAATGATCTGGAATCTCAAACCCATCAAACTTTACAGAATATTGAAGCCGTTTTGGAAGCTGCGGGATTCACGATGGCTGATATTGTTAAAGCCCAGGTCTTCCTGGATGACATGGATGATTACGAAGCTTTCAACGAAATCTATGTTCAGTATTTTACCGAAGAACCGCCCGCCCGGGCTGTAGTAGAAGTGAGTCGTATTCCGCTGGCTGCTAAAGTGGAAATAATGGCGGAGGCTGTAAAGTAAATATTATGTCTGACCTTCAGGATGTCATCAACCTTCGCCGAACCCTGCACCGGTATCCCGAACTTTCGAAACAGGAGTTCGAGACTTCGAAACGCATTTCTGAATTCATGCAGCAATTTGATCCGGATGAGGAGATTTCCGTGGCCGGAACGGGGAAAATGTTTGTATTTGAAGGGAAAGAACCGGGAGAAACCATTTTTTTTCGATGCGAACTTGATGCTTTGCCCATACAGGAGCATTCCCCCAACTTAGCCTATAGATCTTCCATTGACGGGGTGTCTCACCTGTGCGGACATGACGGACATATGGCTATTATCGCTTATCTGGGAAAACTTATCTCTGAAAACCGGCCTCAAAAGGGGAAAGTCGTATTGCTCTTTCAGCCTGCGGAAGAAACTTACCTGGGAGCAAAAGATATGGTAAAATCTCCGGAGTTTCACGCCCTTTCCCCTGATTATATGTTTGCCCTTCATAACATCCCGGGCGTGTCCAAGAATAAGATACTAGTGAAAGAAGGAAGTTTTGCAGCAGCCTCCTGCGGAATAACTATTAACCTTGAGGGACGAACATCGCACGCCGCCGAACCTGAAAAGGGGAATCCTCCTTATCCTGCCGGTACTAAAATTATTGAAGAAATTCAGGAGCTCACCCGAACAAAAAAAGGGTTTAAAAGCCATGTCATTTCCACCTTAATCTATATTCGAATGGGAGAAATTTCATTTGGAATCTCTCCCTCCAGTCTGGAAATGGGGATTACGCTCCGTGCTTATGAAAATAAAGATTTGAATTTGCTCTGCAAAAAAGCGGAAGAAATAATAGAGAAACACGCCCATGATTTCGCGCTGGAATTTTCCCACAGTTATAGTGAAATATATCCGGCAACAGAAAATGCACCGGTATGTGTTCAAATGATTACTGAAGCTGCAAAATCAAATGGTTTAGACGTTGACCAAATGGAAAATCCTAACAATTGGTCAGAGGATTTCGCCTATTATACGGCCACCAACAAAGGTGCACAGTTTGGTTTTGGCTCCGGTGAGGATATACCACCGCTCCATAATCCAAATTATGATTTTCCGGATGACCTTATTGAGCCGGCAGCAAATGTATTCTTTCAGATTTATAAAAATCGATTAATGTGATTTTCAGCCGGATAATATTGAATGCCTTTAGCCTGTCATTTGTTTAGTACCATGAAGATGAAAAGTAGAATTCAATTTCGGAATTATGAGTGCTACAGCAACATTAAGAACGATAAGCGCTGAAACTTTAAATCGGAAACTAACCGGTAATCATGCCCCCATACTGATCAATGCTTTAGATCAAGAGGCTTTTCTTGCCAAGCACATTCCCGGTTCTATAAATATCCCAACGGAAAATGCTGAAATAGCTAAGGAAGTACTCCCTTTTATGGATGCTGAAATTATCGTGTACTGTGCTAATTCGGATTGCACTGCATCGCCCGAGCTTGCTCAAAAGCTTGAAGAAATGGGATACACTAATGTTAGTGATTTTGAGCAAGGACTTGCAGGATGGAGAAAAGCCGGATATGAGCTTATGGGGAATGACGTTTGATTCTGCACTAAAATTTATTTTAAACCTGAATAGCCACCTCAAAAGGGTGGCTATTTTATTTCAGCTATATTTCGTAAAAAGAAATTCCATACCCTCCCTTTTATCTTATTATCGAATATATTCTTAGCTACAATTTTAACAGATCGGAGAACGGTACATGAAACGTATAGTAAACTTTTTATTTATTCTGATTTTACTTTCCGCAAGCTCAATCTTTGCTCAAAGCACGGATGAAGTCGTGGATGCCATCG from Gracilimonas sp. harbors:
- a CDS encoding RidA family protein is translated as MLSCTLEKHLPAQKKVIHTENAPASVGVYSQAIQVGNVLYLSGQIGLVPETRELAGNDLESQTHQTLQNIEAVLEAAGFTMADIVKAQVFLDDMDDYEAFNEIYVQYFTEEPPARAVVEVSRIPLAAKVEIMAEAVK
- a CDS encoding amidohydrolase, which gives rise to MSDLQDVINLRRTLHRYPELSKQEFETSKRISEFMQQFDPDEEISVAGTGKMFVFEGKEPGETIFFRCELDALPIQEHSPNLAYRSSIDGVSHLCGHDGHMAIIAYLGKLISENRPQKGKVVLLFQPAEETYLGAKDMVKSPEFHALSPDYMFALHNIPGVSKNKILVKEGSFAAASCGITINLEGRTSHAAEPEKGNPPYPAGTKIIEEIQELTRTKKGFKSHVISTLIYIRMGEISFGISPSSLEMGITLRAYENKDLNLLCKKAEEIIEKHAHDFALEFSHSYSEIYPATENAPVCVQMITEAAKSNGLDVDQMENPNNWSEDFAYYTATNKGAQFGFGSGEDIPPLHNPNYDFPDDLIEPAANVFFQIYKNRLM
- a CDS encoding rhodanese-like domain-containing protein → MSATATLRTISAETLNRKLTGNHAPILINALDQEAFLAKHIPGSINIPTENAEIAKEVLPFMDAEIIVYCANSDCTASPELAQKLEEMGYTNVSDFEQGLAGWRKAGYELMGNDV